The Neodiprion virginianus isolate iyNeoVirg1 chromosome 5, iyNeoVirg1.1, whole genome shotgun sequence genome contains a region encoding:
- the LOC124305278 gene encoding uncharacterized WD repeat-containing protein alr2800-like, with translation MLAAGISDGTVRMFKINSGQYVTALRDAEMRQHPGPTTAIRHRPVNRSYPITQTLTATYATGCVKCWHYPTGQCLYTIRERRQTLGLGYHPFLPKFVTVGDDTNIYLYDEETKIQERVFHASNAPDMMNGHTSRVFCACFNPKSAHELISGGWDDTVQFWDTRQPYATRHISGVHMCGDGIDISKTGKEILTCAWQRKNPLQLWDYGSGKLMVTIEPDVFNSQLYCGKYINNLFIICGGGVTNLLRVVDLRSHTTVGCIRNFPGAVFDLAIGPTKRIKRSKINDMPLLPRMAFCSAKKIYEIDVG, from the exons ATGTTAGCGGCAGGGATTTCTGACGGAACAGTGAGAATGTTCAAAATCAATTCGGGCCAGTATGTAACGGCTCTTCGGGACGCCGAAATGCGCCAGCATCCTGGACCTACAACTGCTATAAGACACCGACCCGTTAATAGATCTTATCCGATAACCCAAACGCTGACCGCAACAT ATGCTACAGGCTGCGTAAAATGCTGGCATTATCCGACTGGGCAGTGCCTTTACACGATAAGAGAAAGAAGGCAGACACTAGGCCTGGGGTACCATCCGTTTCTTCCAAAGTTTGTGACCGTTGGTGACgatacaaatatttatctttACGACGAAGAAACCAAAATACAGGAACGAGTATTTCATGCCAG CAACGCACCTGACATGATGAATGGGCATACTTCGCGCGTATTTTGTGCGTGCTTCAACCCGAAATCAGCACATGAACTTATCAGTGGTGGATGGGACGATACCGTACAATTCTGGGATACCAGGCAGCCTTATGCTACTCGACATATTTCCGGAGTTCATATGTGCGGCGACGGCATCGATATCAGCAAAACTGGGAAGGAG ATTCTAACTTGCGCATGGCAACGCAAAAACCCTCTCCAACTATGGGATTACGGTTCGGGAAAATTAATGGTCACCATCGAGCCGGATGTTTTTAATTCACAGCTGTACTGcggaaaatacataaataatctatttattatttgcgGTGGTGGCGTGACCAATCTTTTGAGGGTAGTTGATTTGCGTTCGCATACG actGTAGGATGCATAAGAAATTTTCCTGGTGCGGTGTTTGATTTGGCAATCGGACCTACAAAGCGCATTAAACGCTCGAAGATAAATGATATGCCCCTTTTACCAAGGATGGCCTTTTGCTccgcaaaaaaaatatacgaaattGATGTTGGGTAA